Proteins encoded within one genomic window of Variovorax sp. OAS795:
- a CDS encoding response regulator transcription factor — protein MTPAFHIAVLDDEVDITQLLANYLQSHGFRVTQLHNGASLMALMGTDPADLVLLDLGLPGEDGFSIARRMRENWRCGLVIVTGRGDAVDKVVGLEVGADDYVTKPFDLRELVARVKAVLRRMAPADAVDATVAASPVPPSADKLRFAGWLLDIAARSLTNPQGQAVALTGGEFDLLSAFARHPGRVLSRDFLLEQTRGREAAPFDRTVDVQVGRLRKKIEADADDPQIIKSVRGAGYILVPPVARG, from the coding sequence ATGACACCCGCCTTCCACATCGCGGTCCTCGACGACGAAGTCGACATCACGCAGCTGCTGGCCAACTACCTCCAGAGCCACGGTTTCCGCGTGACCCAGCTGCACAACGGCGCATCGCTGATGGCACTGATGGGCACCGATCCGGCGGATCTCGTGCTGCTCGACCTGGGCCTGCCCGGCGAGGACGGTTTCTCCATTGCGCGCCGCATGCGCGAGAACTGGCGCTGCGGCCTCGTCATCGTCACCGGCCGCGGCGATGCGGTCGACAAGGTGGTGGGGCTGGAGGTGGGTGCGGACGACTACGTGACCAAGCCCTTCGACCTGCGTGAACTGGTGGCGCGCGTGAAGGCCGTCCTCAGGCGCATGGCGCCCGCCGATGCGGTGGATGCCACCGTGGCCGCGTCCCCCGTGCCGCCCTCCGCCGACAAGCTCCGCTTCGCCGGATGGCTGCTCGACATCGCCGCGCGCAGCCTCACGAACCCACAGGGCCAGGCCGTGGCACTCACCGGCGGCGAGTTCGACCTGCTGAGCGCGTTTGCACGGCATCCGGGCCGCGTGCTGTCGCGCGACTTCCTGCTCGAGCAGACGCGCGGGCGCGAAGCCGCGCCCTTCGACCGCACCGTCGACGTCCAGGTCGGACGTCTGCGCAAGAAGATCGAAGCCGACGCAGACGATCCGCAGATCATCAAGTCGGTGCGCGGCGCGGGCTACATCCTGGTTCCGCCGGTCGCCCGCGGCTGA
- a CDS encoding BON domain-containing protein: MNPDIQLRHEVFAQLNWDPAVFGCDVDVCVIDGVVTLEGRLASESLKAAVERAVRRAEGVTTIVNKLTAAAAPADCAAGAALPGIGR, encoded by the coding sequence ATGAACCCCGATATTCAACTCAGGCATGAAGTCTTTGCCCAACTCAACTGGGATCCGGCGGTATTCGGTTGCGACGTCGACGTGTGCGTCATCGACGGCGTGGTCACGCTGGAAGGGAGGCTCGCGAGCGAGAGCCTCAAGGCCGCTGTCGAGCGCGCGGTGCGCCGCGCGGAAGGCGTCACCACCATCGTGAACAAGCTCACCGCGGCGGCGGCGCCGGCCGATTGCGCAGCCGGTGCGGCGCTGCCCGGCATCGGAAGATGA
- a CDS encoding phosphoketolase family protein has protein sequence MSLVVEPDFAQLDAWWRAANYLSVGQIYLMDNPLLREKLDLAHIKPRLLGHWGTTPGLNFIYAHMNRVIKARGLDALFIAGPGHGGPGVVANTYLEGTYSEVYPDIGQNTEGLKRLFTQFSFPGGIPSHVAPETPGSIHEGGELGYSLLHAYGAVFDNPGLLACCVVGDGEAETGALAASWHSNKFLNPAIDGAVLPVLHLNGYKIAGPTVLARIGEDELAHLMRGYGYEPVFVSGHEPAQMHRLMAAALDKALDDIHAIQARARNDGFSERPRWPMIVLRSPKGWTGPRQVDGVPVEDTFRSHQVPLTGFAGKPEHVGLLEDWMRSYRPEELFDAGGALRSEIAALAPEGQKRMSANPHANGGLLLKDLAMPPFRDHAVAVAAPGGADAEATRVAGEFLRDVMRRNEAARNFRVMGPDETASNRLGALFEVTGRTSTAGILEGDDHVSPDGRVMEVLSEHLCQGWLEGYLLTGRHGFFSCYEAFIHIVDSMFNQHAKWLKVCRGIGWRRPIASLNYLLTSHVWRQDHNGFSHQDPGFIDHVVNKKAEVVRVYLPPDANTLLSVTDHCLRSRDYVNVIVAGKQPGPQWLDIESAVRHCTVGLGIWTWASNDEGCAPDVVMACAGDVPTLETMAAVDLLRRELPDLKVRVVNVVDLMALQSPDAHPHGLSDADFDAIFTTDRPVVFAFHGYPSLIHRLTYKRTNHGNFHVHGYMEEGTTTTPFDMTVLNRLDRFHLAADAIGRVDRIRDSAGHVQQHLRDRLLAHRAYITAHGKDMPEIADWRWKA, from the coding sequence ATGAGCCTGGTGGTCGAACCCGATTTCGCGCAGCTCGATGCCTGGTGGCGGGCTGCCAACTACCTCTCGGTGGGCCAGATCTACCTGATGGACAACCCCTTGTTGCGCGAGAAGCTGGATCTCGCGCACATCAAGCCGCGCCTCCTGGGCCACTGGGGCACCACCCCCGGGCTGAACTTCATCTATGCGCACATGAACCGCGTGATCAAGGCCCGCGGCCTCGACGCGCTGTTCATCGCAGGGCCGGGCCACGGCGGCCCGGGCGTGGTCGCCAACACCTACCTGGAAGGCACCTACAGCGAGGTCTACCCCGACATCGGGCAGAACACCGAAGGCCTGAAGCGGCTGTTCACGCAGTTCTCGTTCCCGGGCGGCATTCCGAGCCATGTGGCACCGGAAACGCCCGGTTCCATCCATGAAGGCGGAGAGCTGGGCTACTCGCTGCTGCATGCCTACGGCGCCGTGTTCGACAACCCCGGCCTGCTCGCCTGCTGCGTGGTCGGCGATGGCGAGGCCGAGACCGGCGCGCTCGCGGCAAGCTGGCATTCCAACAAGTTCCTGAACCCCGCCATCGACGGTGCCGTGCTGCCGGTGCTGCATCTCAACGGCTACAAGATCGCGGGGCCCACGGTGCTCGCGCGCATCGGTGAGGACGAGCTGGCGCACCTGATGCGCGGCTACGGCTACGAGCCGGTTTTCGTCTCGGGGCATGAACCCGCGCAGATGCACCGCCTGATGGCCGCCGCGCTCGACAAGGCGCTGGACGACATCCACGCCATCCAGGCACGTGCGCGCAACGACGGCTTCAGCGAACGCCCGCGCTGGCCGATGATCGTGCTGCGGTCGCCCAAGGGCTGGACCGGGCCGCGCCAGGTGGACGGCGTGCCGGTCGAGGACACGTTCCGCTCGCACCAGGTGCCGCTCACCGGCTTTGCCGGCAAACCCGAGCACGTGGGCCTGCTCGAAGACTGGATGCGCAGCTACCGGCCCGAGGAACTGTTCGACGCCGGAGGCGCGCTGCGGTCCGAGATCGCCGCGCTCGCGCCCGAAGGGCAGAAGCGCATGAGCGCCAATCCGCATGCCAACGGCGGCCTGCTGCTCAAGGACCTGGCGATGCCGCCCTTCCGCGATCACGCGGTGGCGGTGGCGGCGCCCGGCGGTGCGGATGCCGAGGCCACGCGTGTGGCCGGCGAGTTCCTGCGCGATGTGATGCGGCGCAACGAGGCCGCACGCAACTTCCGCGTGATGGGCCCGGACGAGACCGCGTCGAACCGGCTCGGCGCGCTGTTCGAAGTGACGGGCCGCACGTCGACCGCCGGGATCCTCGAAGGCGACGACCATGTGTCGCCCGATGGCCGGGTGATGGAGGTGCTCAGCGAGCACCTTTGCCAAGGCTGGCTGGAAGGCTATCTGCTCACTGGGCGGCACGGCTTCTTCTCGTGCTACGAGGCCTTCATCCACATTGTCGATTCGATGTTCAACCAGCATGCCAAGTGGCTCAAGGTGTGCCGCGGCATCGGCTGGCGGCGGCCGATCGCATCGCTCAACTACCTGCTCACCAGCCATGTCTGGCGGCAGGACCACAACGGCTTCAGCCACCAGGACCCGGGCTTCATCGACCATGTGGTGAACAAGAAGGCGGAGGTGGTGCGCGTGTACCTGCCGCCCGATGCCAACACCCTGCTCTCGGTGACCGACCACTGCCTGCGCAGCCGCGACTACGTGAACGTGATCGTGGCCGGCAAGCAGCCCGGACCGCAGTGGCTGGACATCGAATCCGCGGTGCGCCACTGCACGGTCGGCCTCGGCATCTGGACCTGGGCCAGCAACGACGAGGGCTGTGCGCCCGACGTGGTGATGGCCTGTGCCGGCGACGTGCCCACGCTGGAGACCATGGCCGCGGTCGATCTGCTGCGCCGGGAGCTTCCGGACCTCAAGGTGCGCGTGGTGAACGTGGTCGACCTGATGGCGCTGCAATCGCCTGACGCCCACCCGCACGGGCTTTCGGATGCGGACTTCGACGCCATCTTCACGACCGATCGCCCCGTCGTCTTCGCGTTCCACGGCTATCCCTCGCTGATCCATCGGCTGACCTACAAGCGGACCAACCACGGCAACTTCCACGTGCACGGCTACATGGAGGAAGGCACCACCACCACGCCCTTCGACATGACCGTGCTCAACCGGCTGGACCGCTTCCACCTGGCCGCCGATGCGATCGGCCGCGTCGACCGTATTCGCGACAGCGCGGGCCACGTGCAGCAGCACCTGCGCGACAGGCTGCTCGCGCACCGCGCCTACATCACCGCCCACGGCAAGGACATGCCCGAGATCGCGGACTGGCGCTGGAAAGCCTGA